A genome region from Musa acuminata AAA Group cultivar baxijiao chromosome BXJ3-5, Cavendish_Baxijiao_AAA, whole genome shotgun sequence includes the following:
- the LOC135637994 gene encoding protein TRACHEARY ELEMENT DIFFERENTIATION-RELATED 7A-like — MAFLPPRVPPRPFAPPPPKVSPSIPPPPNRRSPPPPSPSKQAPPPPPRGRLPPPPPPKKAPPPPTRRSPPPPPPPKQAPPPPPRKMAPPPPKLPPLQPPPPKLPPLQPPPAPVRPPPPVPPPPSPNHTVIIVVFASLGGLLLLAFLAAALFCCIKKRKKKMAAKSEAVDVEDHAHVHETVVPGPHGQQLATLSIDEDIKVHEVFKKATVTGEASFSEPASGKQRSSSRTGGAGPSVTSRHHLL; from the coding sequence ATGGCCTTCCTCCCGCCTCGAGTGCCACCGCGTCCATTTGCGCCACCTCCTCCAAAGGTATCCCCGTCTATACCACCGCCACCTAATCGCCGGAGCCCCCCACCACCCTCACCTTCGAAGCAAGCACCACCTCCCCCACCACGCGGCAGACTCCCGCCACCCCCACCTCCGAAGAAAGCGCCACCGCCACCAACTCGCCGCAGCCCCCCGCCACCCCCACCTCCGAAGCAagcgccaccaccaccgccaaggAAGATGGCCCCGCCTCCGCCGAAGCTGCCACCGCTGCAGCCGCCTCCGCCGAAGCTGCCACCGCTGCAGCCGCCTCCGGCACCCGTCCGTCCTCCACCACCGGTGCCTCCGCCACCAAGCCCAAACCACACCGTTATCATCGTCGTGTTCGCCTCCCTCGGCGGCCTTCTCCTCCTCGCATTCCTCGCGGCGGCACTGTTTTGCTGCatcaagaagagaaagaagaagatggcCGCCAAAAGCGAAGCCGTGGACGTGGAGGACCATGCGCATGTCCACGAGACTGTCGTTCCAGGACCCCATGGCCAACAACTGGCGACCCTGTCGATCGACGAAGATATCAAAGTCCATGAGGTGTTCAAGAAGGCCACGGTGACGGGTGAAGCCTCATTTAGTGAGCCTGCATCAGGGAAACAACGTTCGAGCAGCAGGACCGGCGGCGCTGGCCCTTCTGTGACAAGTCGCCACCACCTTCTTTAG
- the LOC103986520 gene encoding protein TRACHEARY ELEMENT DIFFERENTIATION-RELATED 7-like: protein MLGVSPRRRLWKLPPILPPILPPVPIPKLPPVNLPPIPKLPPVNLPPIPKLPPVNLPPIPKLPPLPDLPIPHVPKLSFGLPFLNLHFIGTVLVSIVVLFLPAILAGVACCCCTSWRRKKMAAQREAVDVEDRVHVHKTVVPGSHSQQPAAPSVHEVIEKGAGINEASRSEPYTSEKGMSEQRTVAPS, encoded by the coding sequence ATGCTTGGAGTTTCACCGCGACGACGGCTCTGGAAACTGCCACCAATTCTGCCACCAATTCTGCCACCGGTGCCGATCCCCAAACTGCCACCGGTGAACTTGCCTCCAATACCCAAACTACCACCGGTGAACTTGCCTCCAATACCCAAACTGCCACCGGTGAACTTGCCTCCAATACCCAAACTTCCTCCACTCCCGGATCTGCCGATACCGCACGTACCTAAACTGTCGTTCGGGCTCCCGTTCCTGAACCTCCATTTCATCGGCACCGTGTTAGTCTCCATCGTCGTCCTTTTCCTTCCCGCGATCCTCGCAGGGGTCGCGTGTTGCTGCTGCACCagctggaggaggaagaagatggccGCCCAACGTGAGGCTGTGGACGTAGAGGACCGTGTGCATGTCCACAAGACTGTCGTTCCCGGATCCCATAGTCAACAACCAGCGGCCCCATCAGTCCATGAGGTGATCGAGAAGGGTGCGGGGATCAATGAAGCCTCTCGCAGTGAGCCTTACACGAGCGAGAAGGGAATGTCCGAGCAACGAACTGTAGCACCTTCTTGA